CCTCATCAGCCAGGGCGAGGCGCAACTGATCAACGCTGAGCATGTGGCCAATTTCTTCCGCACCGTGCCGGGCCGGCTGATGCTCGAGCATCGCGGGTCGGTGCATCGCGAGTCGGCGTTCACCTATTCGCTGGCCGCCAGGAATATGCCCGAAGGCTTTTCACCCGACGACTATGACGAGAAGGTCCTGCTCAAGGGGGTGATCGACTGCATGGTCGAGACGCCGGAGGGCTTGGTCATCATCGACTACAAGACCGACCGGATCGGGGCCGGCCAGGTCGATCAGCGGCGCAGCGTTTACCAGCGCCAGGTGCAGCTCTACGCCAGGGCGATCGGCGAGATCACGGGTATGCGGGTGGCGGCGGTGTGGCTCTACTTCAGCGAGCCGGACGCCGCTGTGCAGGTGCTGTAAGCAGCGGCGACGAAAGGGGCAAGACGTGGCTGAGGAGTTCGTCAGCGAGGCGATCGAACCGATCGCGGGAACCGCAAACGCCGCGGCAATGACGCGGCGCGAGCCGGGATTTCCGGCGCGGTTCCGGTGGCGCGGACGCGAATACCGCCTGGCCCAGGTGCTCGAGACGTGGAAGCAGGACGGCCCCTGCCGGAACGGCAGCCGCGAAATGTACCTGCGCAAGCACTGGTACAAAATCCGCACCGAAGACAACCTGATAATGAGCGTCTACTTCGAGCGCCAGGCCCGCGGCGGAGGCCAGGGCAAGAAACGCTGGTGGCTTTTTACGGTCGATCGTGACGGTGCAGCGGGGACGAGTAATTCATGATCCGCAACTTCGAGCAACTGGCCGACGGGCCGTTCGATCTGCTGATCGTCGGCGGCGGGATCAACGGCGCGGGCGCAGCCCGCGACGCGGCGCTGCGCGGTCTGCGGACGGCGCTGGTGGACAAGGGCGATTTCGCCTGCGGCACCAGTTCCGC
The nucleotide sequence above comes from Phycisphaerae bacterium. Encoded proteins:
- a CDS encoding cytoplasmic protein, coding for MAEEFVSEAIEPIAGTANAAAMTRREPGFPARFRWRGREYRLAQVLETWKQDGPCRNGSREMYLRKHWYKIRTEDNLIMSVYFERQARGGGQGKKRWWLFTVDRDGAAGTSNS